One window of the Oncorhynchus gorbuscha isolate QuinsamMale2020 ecotype Even-year linkage group LG17, OgorEven_v1.0, whole genome shotgun sequence genome contains the following:
- the LOC124001831 gene encoding beta-soluble NSF attachment protein-like isoform X1, with protein sequence MDTSGKEKEAMQLMAEADKKVKSSGSFLGGMFGGSHHKVEDACEMYARAANMFKMAKNWTAAGNAFCQGARLHMQLQNKLDSATSFVDAGNAYKKADPQEAINCLNAAIDIYTDMGRFTIAAKHHITIAEVYESELVDIEKAIAHYEQAADYYKGEESNSSANKCLLKVGHYSAQLEQYPKAIEIYEQVATNTMDNPLLKYNAKEYFFKASLCHFIVDELNAKLAIEKYEEMFPAFADSRECKLLKKLLDAHEEQNCEAFTEAVKEFDSISRLDQWLTTMLLRIKKTIQGDAGDLK encoded by the exons ATGGATACCTCCGGGAAAGAGAAGGAGGCGATGCAGCTAATGGCTGAAGCCGACAAGAAGGTTAAATCCTCCGGCTCATTCCTGGGGGGGATGTTCGG gggGAGTCACCACAAAGTGGAAGATGCATGTGAGATGTACGCCAGAGCAGCCAACATGTTCAAGATGGCCAAGAACTGGACtg ctgctgGTAATGCGTTCTGCCAGGGGGCCCGGCTCCACATGCAGCTGCAGAACAAACTGGACTCAGCCACTAGCTTCGTCGACGCAGGGAACGCTTACAAGAAGGCTGATCCTCAGG AGGCTATCAACTGTCTAAATGCAGCCATCGATATTTACACTGACATG GGTAGGTTTACTATTGCTGCcaaacatcacatcaccatcGCAGAGGTGTATGagtctgagctggtggacatagAGAAG GCGATCGCCCACTATGAGCAGGCAGCCGATTATTATAAAGGGGAGGAGTCCAACAG ttctGCTAACAAGTGTCTGCTGAAGGTGGGCCACTACAGTGCTCAGCTGGAGCAGTATCCGAAAGCCATTGAGATCTACGAGCAG gtggccACCAATACCATGGACAACCCCCTGCTGAAGTATAATGCCAAAGAGTACTTCTTTAAAGCCTCCCTCTGTCACTTCATAGTGGATGAACTCAACGCAAAg cTGGCCATAGAGAAGTATGAGGAGATGTTTCCTGCTTTCGCAGACTCCAGAGAGTGCAAGCTGCTGAAG aagTTGCTGGATGCCCATGAGGAGCAGAACTGTGAGGCGTTTACTGAAGCTGTTAAAGAATTTGACTCCATCTCTCGTCTGGACCAATGGCTCACCACCATGCTGCTCCGTATCAAGAAGACCATCCAGGGAGATGCTGGAGATCTCaaataa
- the LOC124001832 gene encoding tribbles homolog 2-like gives MRDVVVGDAHAYLFFPRSYGNLGVMLQARRLPEDTARYLFRQLVSAVAHCHNNGLVLRDLKLNKFVFKNKERTLLMLESLDDVVIMQQGNTSPYCSPGHGDISGSLWVCAPATDVWSLGVMLHALLLGCYPVGAGLTQEGALLTSQARCLIRSALHSNPNLRLSASELLTHPWMSTHAQAYTQAHTADQTVPT, from the exons ATGCGTGATGTGGTTGTCGGGGACGCCCATGCCTACTTGTTCTTCCCACGTTCCTACGGGAACCTAGGGGTGATGCTCCAGGCCCGGCGGCTACCAGAGGACACAGCCAGATACCTGTTCCGCCAGCTGGTGTCGGCTGTGGCACATTGCCATAACAATGGACTAGTTCTCAGAGACCTCAAGCTGAACAAGTTTGTCTTCAAGAAcaaggagag gacccTGTTGATGCTGGAAAGCTTGGATGATGTAGTCATAATGCAGCAAGGAAACACCTCCCCCTATTGCAGTCCAGGACATGGGGACATCTCTGGCAGTTTGTGGGTCTGTGCTCCAGCTACAGATGTCTGGTCTCTGGGAGTGATGCTCCACGCGTTGCTATTGGGCTGTTACCCTGTTGGGGCTGGACTAACCCAAGAGGGGGCCTTACTAACCTCGCAGGCTCGCTGTCTGATACGCTCAGCCCTGCATTCTAACCCCAACCTCCGCCTCTCTGCCTCCGAGCTTCTCACACACCCCTGGATGTCCACACATGcacaggcatacacacaggcacatacagcAGATCAGACTGTAcctacctga
- the mcm8 gene encoding DNA helicase MCM8, giving the protein MSGEGSAHSSCRGGQRGGGWRGRGGGWRGRPWRGNSRPPSAQRGSSQSRVSQTTLDRLSPYKGWALYFTEGFIDSSPYVEKIKVFEHYFTSQIHLYDKDEIERQGSVLVDYKALVEDKEVCMALPDLSNQLREQPETTLNCLGLAIHQVLTMDLERHAAELQGEGLSGGATPIINIPHISARLYNYEPLTALRTLRASVFGRLVCVRGTVVRVSNIRPLCTRLAFTCSGCSHTHTLTLPHGKFTTPTKCVQPQCRSRSFVPNRSSPLTLTVDWQNIKVQELIGGEQREAGRIPRTVECHLTSDLCDSAVPGDTVTITGTVRVSQDDGGSRGKKDKCMFLLYIEANSVSNSKGQKVKEAGGQGSSGGERSSGIEFSLKELYAIQEIHSQPDLLKLIVHSLCPAIYGHLLVKAGLSLALFGGSQKHADDKNRIPIRGDPHILVVGDPGLGKSQMLQAVCNVAPRGIYVCGNTTSTSGLTVTLSRDAGSGDYALEAGALVLGDQGLCCIDEFDKLGHQQQALLEAMEQQTISLAKAGLVCSLPARTSVIAAANPAGGHYNRAKTVSENLKMGSALLSRFDVVFLLLDVPDESHDRRLSEHVMAVRSGKGGASGAVVTRGDYHQSQSSLLEPSDTPLSDRLQVCPGECVDPIPHSLLRKYVGYARRYVHPSLSTAAAQTLQDFYLSLRSHTHPVDSTPITTRQLESLIRLTEARAKLELRETATKSDAEDVVEIMKHSLADTFSDGSGGLDFERSVLGVGMSQRSAAKRFITALNTHAQRTHTMLYDLTQLRSLAKDLNIQVADFEGFISSLNEQGYLLKKGHRQYQLQTI; this is encoded by the exons ATGAGTGGAGAGGGTTCTGCTCACAGCTCCtgcagaggagggcagaggggagggggatggaggggaagaggagggggatggaggggaagaCCATGGAGAGGAAACTCACGCCCCCCCAGTGCTCAAAGAG GGTCCTCTCAGTCCCGTGTGTCTCAGACCACCCTGGACAGACTCTCTCCCTATAAAGGCTGGGCCCTCTACTTCACTGAAG GTTTCATAGATAGTTCTCCGTATGTGGAGAAGATCAAAGTGTTTGAACACTACTTCACCTCACAGATACACCTCTATGACAAA gaTGAGATTGAGCGTCAGGGCAGTGTGTTGGTGGACTATAAGGCTCTTGTTGAGGATAAGGAGGTGTGTATGGCTCTTCCGGACCTGTCCAATCAGCTGAGAGAACAACCAGAGACCACCCTCAACTGTCTGGGCCTCGCCATACACCAG gttttGACGATGGACTTGGAGAGACACGCTGCAGAGTTACAGGGGGAAGGGCTTTCTGGGGGAGCCACACCCATCATTAACATACCCCACATCAGCGCCAG gTTGTATAACTATGAGCCATTGACAGCCCTGAGGACGCTGCGTGCGAGTGTTTTTGGTCGgttggtgtgtgtgagggggaccGTGGTACGTGTCAGCAACATCAGACCACTCTGCACACGCTTGGCTTTCACCTGCTCcggctgctcacacacacacacactcaccctgccaCACGGCAAGTTCACCACGCCCACCAAG TGTGTGCAGCCACAGTGTCGCAGTCGTTCTTTCGTCCCCAACAGGAgctcccctctcaccctcactGTTGACTGGCAGAATATCAA ggtCCAGGAGCTGattggaggagagcagagggaggcagGGCGGATCCCTCGGACGGTGGAATGtcacctgacctctgacctctgtgacAGTGCGGTCCCTGGAGACACCGTTACTATTACTGGAACAGTCAGAGTCAGCCAAGATGACG gcgGCAGCAGGGGGAAGAAGGATAAGTGTATGTTCCTGCTCTACATTGAGGCCAACTCCGTCAGCAACTCTAAAG GTCAGAAAGTGAAGGAGGCTGGAGGTCAGGGGTCATCTGGAGGTGAAAGGTCATCAGGGATAGAGTTCTCTTTGAAGGAGCTGTACGCCATCCAGGAAATACACAGCCAACCTGATCTACTGAAGCTCATCGTACA CTCCTTGTGTCCAGCCATCTATGGCCACCTG CTAGTAAAAGCAGGCCTGTCCTTAGCGTTGTTTGGAGGCAGTCAGAAGCATGCTGATGATAAGAACAGGATTCCCATCAGAGGAGACCCTCATATACTGGTGGTGGGAGACCCTGGCCTGGGGAAGAGTCAGATGCTACAG gcggtGTGTAATGTGGCTCCCAGGGGGATCTATGTGTGTGGTAACACTACCAGTACGTCAGGGCTGACCGTTACTCTGTCCAGAGACGCCGGCTCTGGAGACTACGCACTCGAGGCTGGAGCTCTGGTACTAGGAGACCAAG ggCTGTGCTGTATAGATGAGTTTGATAAGCTGGGCCATCAGCAACAAGCGTTACTAGAGGCCATGGAGCAGCAGACCATCAGTCTGGCTAAGGCTGGTCTGGTGTGTTCCCTACCTGCTAGGACCTCTGTTATCGCTGCTGCTAACCCTGCTGGAGGACACTACAACAGGGCCAAGACGGTCTCCGAAAACCTCAA gatgGGCAGTGCCCTCCTTTCGAGGTTTGACGTGGTCTTCCTCCTATTGGATGTTCCTGATGAGTCGCATGACCGCCGGCTGTCGGAACATGTCATGGCCGTCAGGTCAGGGAAGGGAGGGGCTTCAGGTGCCGTGGTTACACGAGGAGACTACCATCAATCACAGAGCTCGCTGCTGGAGCCCTCCGACACACCTCTTTCTGACCGGCTGCAG GTGTGTCCAGGGGAGTGTGTAGACCCCATCCCCCACTCCCTGCTGAGAAAATATGTTGGTTATGCCCGTCGCTACGTTCATCCCTCGCTCTCTACTGCCGCTGCCCAGACGCTCCAGGACTTCTACCTCTCcctacgctcacacacacaccccgtcgACAGCACACCCATCACCACACGCCAGCTGGAGTCCCTCATCCGCCTCACAGAG GCACGGGCGAAGCTGGAGCTCAGAGAGACAGCGACCAAGAGTGACGCTGAAGACGTAGTGGAGATCATGAAACACAG tctggcAGATACCTTCTCTGATGGTAGTGGAGGTCTGGACTTTGAGCGGTCAGTACTGGGTGTTGGGATGAGTCAGCGTTCGGCTGCCAAGAGATTTATCACTGCGCTCAACACACACGCTCAGCGCACACACACCATGTTGTACGACCTCACACAGCTACGCAGCCTGGCCAAGGACctcaacatacag GTTGCAGACTTTGAAGGTTTCATCAGTTCTCTGAATGAACAAGGCTACCTGCTGAAGAAAGGACACAGACAGTACCAGCTACAGACTATATAA
- the LOC124001504 gene encoding cardiolipin synthase (CMP-forming)-like produces the protein MFLSVSKNNLACARSVCWAIPASWRQQQQTGVCVRIELKLLQRLKNRVSSVAQWSSYTQYHTHTPQDTHIPSPTTPEVSGQELKGSTESVSRYCRRGGHERTQGNDDRFRFYPTDHSSSNSHVLLGLRLFPVSSGVFPGWRGLCSGKPRETPADGPPGVDLRETTQPADRPSDLGQGLFKFKELYENPWTIPNLLCVCRIALAPVLGILITEQHFHLSLGLFALAGFTDVLDGYIARNWPSQKSALGSALDPLADKILISVLYISLTYAQLIPAPLTVLVIARDLGLIAAVFYVRYKTVPPPVTLSKFFNPCYTTAQLKPTTLSKVNTAIQLFLVAASLASPVFHYTDSPLLQALWYITAVTTTVSGYSYYHYGMKTVAVLNSTK, from the exons ATGTTCTTGTCGGTTTCTAAAAATAACTTGGCGTGTGCGAGAAGTGTGTGTTGGGCAATTCCTGCGtcatggcggcagcagcagcagacaggtgtgtgtgtgaggatagaACTGAAGTTGCTGCAGAGACTTAAAAACAGAGTGTCCTCTGTCGCCCAGTGGTCCAgctacacacaatatcacacacacaccccgcagGACACGCACATCCCCAGCCCAACGACCCCAGAGGTTAGCGGCCAAGAGCTAAAGGGTTCCACGGAAAGCGTCTCCCGATATTGTCGCCGCGGAGGTCACGAGAGGACGCAGGGTAACGACGACCGCTTTAGGTTTTACCCTACGGATCACTCCTCGTCTAACTCTCATGTTCTCCTGGGGTTGAGGTTGTTCCCAGTGAGTTCTGGTGTGTTTCCAGGCTGGAGAGGTCTCTGTAGTGGAAAACCCCGTGAGACCCCAGCCGACGGCCCACCTGGAGTGGACCTGAGGGAAACCACCCAGCCAGCTGATAGACCGTCTGATCTTGGTCAAGGACTGTTCAAATTTAAAGAACTG TATGAGAACCCATGGACTATCCCcaacctgctgtgtgtgtgtcgcattgCACTGGCTCCAGTCCTGGGAATCCTGATAACTGAGCAACATTTTCACCTCTCCCTTGGGCTGTTTGCTTTGGCTGGATTTACTGACGTG CTGGATGGTTATATAGCCCGTAACTGGCCCAGTCAGAAGTCTGCGCTGGGCAGCGCACTCGACCCATTGGCTGATAAAATCCTCATCAGCGTTCTCTACATCAGTCTCACCTACGCACAGCTCATCCCAG CTCCCCTGACAGTGTTGGTGATAGCCAGAGACCTTGGTCTGATAGCGGCTGTTTTCTACGTCAGATACAAGACTGTCCCACCTCCT GTGACTCTCAGTAAGTTTTTTAACCCCTGCTACACAACAGCGCAGCTCAAACCCACCACCCTCAGCAAG GTGAACACAGCGATCCAGCTCTTCCTAGTAGCAGCATCGTTGGCCTCGCCTGTCTTTCACTACACAGACAGTCCGCTCCTGCAAGCCCTATG GTATATCACAGCGGTAACGACGACTGTGTCAGGCTACAGCTACTATCACTATGGCATGAAGACTGTCGCTGTGCTCAACAGCACCAAGTAA
- the LOC124001831 gene encoding beta-soluble NSF attachment protein-like isoform X2: MRSARGPGSTCSCRTNWTQPLASSTQGTLTRRLILRGRFTIAAKHHITIAEVYESELVDIEKAIAHYEQAADYYKGEESNSSANKCLLKVGHYSAQLEQYPKAIEIYEQVATNTMDNPLLKYNAKEYFFKASLCHFIVDELNAKLAIEKYEEMFPAFADSRECKLLKKLLDAHEEQNCEAFTEAVKEFDSISRLDQWLTTMLLRIKKTIQGDAGDLK, from the exons ATGCGTTCTGCCAGGGGGCCCGGCTCCACATGCAGCTGCAGAACAAACTGGACTCAGCCACTAGCTTCGTCGACGCAGGGAACGCTTACAAGAAGGCTGATCCTCAGG GGTAGGTTTACTATTGCTGCcaaacatcacatcaccatcGCAGAGGTGTATGagtctgagctggtggacatagAGAAG GCGATCGCCCACTATGAGCAGGCAGCCGATTATTATAAAGGGGAGGAGTCCAACAG ttctGCTAACAAGTGTCTGCTGAAGGTGGGCCACTACAGTGCTCAGCTGGAGCAGTATCCGAAAGCCATTGAGATCTACGAGCAG gtggccACCAATACCATGGACAACCCCCTGCTGAAGTATAATGCCAAAGAGTACTTCTTTAAAGCCTCCCTCTGTCACTTCATAGTGGATGAACTCAACGCAAAg cTGGCCATAGAGAAGTATGAGGAGATGTTTCCTGCTTTCGCAGACTCCAGAGAGTGCAAGCTGCTGAAG aagTTGCTGGATGCCCATGAGGAGCAGAACTGTGAGGCGTTTACTGAAGCTGTTAAAGAATTTGACTCCATCTCTCGTCTGGACCAATGGCTCACCACCATGCTGCTCCGTATCAAGAAGACCATCCAGGGAGATGCTGGAGATCTCaaataa